A window of the Microplitis mediator isolate UGA2020A chromosome 5, iyMicMedi2.1, whole genome shotgun sequence genome harbors these coding sequences:
- the LOC130668937 gene encoding probable serine/threonine-protein kinase DDB_G0283337, which yields MIEKKEESADNNSDTTRIKIITEKIKSLDENVSKVRTQVTICFEDLKNSLMAREKQLLRQIEAIHNQQLSILQSDWELVNSIPGIAVDLVNDSKNLSESIVKFGKLEFIDNKDNFIIKNIEPYSIHEYEDDNKDHITFDKSLQIDDNDENVTIKFSNITFSNRSSISDNSNTGILNTNLKTKVNFDSKLLLLSSDNNNEIDNEENCSSMCSNTDADIIKDSKSDSIEKKITNNQTINSSLDLYSELQIASNNHVPQQTIIHNQYNITDFTNKTNNNNNNIENDKQMTDEHPKQIQQWLQQILIESETEPSIQEIDHFTDEILKFRCTESLLET from the exons atgatagaaaaaaaagaagaatcAGCAGATAACAATAGTGATACAacgagaattaaaataataacggAAAAAATTAAGTCATTGGATGAAAATGTATCAAAg gTACGTACACAAGTTACTATTTGctttgaagatttaaaaaattcattgatgGCTCGAGAAAAACAGTTATTACGACAAATAGAGGCTATTCATAATCAACAATTGTCAATATTACAATCTGATTGGGAGTTGGTTAATTCAATACCAGGTATTGCAGTCGATTTGGTAAATGACTCGAAAAATTTGAGTGAATCGATTGTTAAATTTGGTAAACTTGAGTTTATTGATAACaaagacaattttattattaaaaatattgaaccTTATAGTATTCATGAATACGAAGATGACAACAAAGATCATATAACTTTTGATAAATCATTACAAATAGATGATAACGATGAAAATGTTACTATTAAATTTTCCaatattactttttcaaaTAGATCTTCTATATCTGATAATAGTAATACCggtattttaaatacaaatctTAAGACTAAAGTTAATTTTGattctaaattattattattatcatcagataataataatgaaattgatAATGAAGAAAATTGCTCATCAATGTGTTCAAATACTGATGCTGATATTATTAAAGATTCAAAAAGtgattctattgaaaaaaaaataaccaataATCAAACAATTAATTCATCGCTTGATCTTTATTCAGAATTACAAATAGCTTCTAATAATCATGTTCCGCAACAAACAATTATTCATAATCAATATAACATTACTGATTTTACcaataaaactaataataataataataatattgaaaacgATAAACAAATGACTGATGAACATCCAAAACAAATTCAACAGTGGCTTCAgcaaatattaattgaaagtGAAACAGAACCGTCAATACAAGAAATCGATCATTTTACCGAtgagattttgaaatttcgttGCACCGAATCTTTATTGGAAACataa
- the LOC130668931 gene encoding nuclear receptor-binding protein homolog isoform X2 — translation MPGSRSSTAADPEHKSPRESGEDSEDESEILEESPCGRWLKRREEVGQRDVPGIDCAYLAMDTEEGVEVVWNEVQFSERKDFKAQEEKIQLVFENLIQLEHPSIVKFHRYWTDTHNDKPRVIFITEYMSSGSLKQFLKRTKRNVKKLPLQAWKRWCTQILSALSYLHSCSPPIVHGNLTCDTIFIQHNGLVKIGSVAPDAIHHDGRTCRTNVKNMHFVAPEYGNLLTPAIDIYAFGVCALEMAALEIHGNGESGTPVTDENIKKTIESLDDPQQKDFIRKCLQSEPLSRPSARELLFHPILFEVPSLKLLAAHALVTSATNISETITDQVLQRLYGPDTVVAEIRYQNQLSPSTAISSTSSSSSSSSSSSSSSQPPLQQIRLSDISVTEKLEKFVEDVKYGIYPLTAYMAKLPPPSAVRPRAISPEVTESVKSVTPEPLTPEARRIVHMMCNVKPSGGGCDNLELNMTILLRMDDKMNRQLTCPVTETDTPLILAQDLVDNAFINESDRDALARLMEETIRSFYNKQKMRPTMVSLTNLPASLLLPEPELPRIQDLETLNHNPSSTSPPSSVTSTTSVLKNDVKNIIHNDSTSVGAIPGTTEAISSTSSSSSASSSSSMIPSTSCSNAEAPPSTTTNNDSIVITNNNSGDIESAVVADSIIGSSS, via the exons ATGCCTGGGAGTCGCTCTAGTACCGCTGCTGATCCAGAACATAAATCACCACGTGAAAGTGGTGAAGATTCTGAAGATGAGAGTGAAATTTTGGAAGAAAGTCCCTGCGGGCGGTGGCTGAAACGGCGAGAAGAG GTGGGACAACGTGATGTTCCAGGAATTGACTGCGCTTATTTGGCAATGGACACTGAGGAAGGTGTCGAAGTTGTATGGAATGAAGTGCAATTTTCAGAACGTAAAGATTTTAAAGCacaagaagaaaaaattcaactagtctttgaaaatttaatacaattaGAACATCCAAGTATTGTTAAATTTCATAGATATTGGACTGACACTCATAATGACAAACCACGA GTCATATTCATAACAGAATACATGTCATCTGGCTCACTCAAACAATTTCTCAAACGCACAAAAcgcaatgtaaaaaaattaccactACAAGCATGGAAACGATGGtgtacacaaattttatcagcattaag TTATCTACACTCTTGTTCACCACCAATTGTCCATGGTAACCTTACATGTGATACAATATTTATTCAGCACAATGGCCTAGTAAAAATTGGTTCAG ttgcACCAGATGCGATACATCATGATGGACGAACCTGTAGaacaaatgttaaaaatatgcactttgTTGCACCAGAATATGGAA ATTTGTTAACTCCGGCAATTGACATATATGCTTTTGGAGTTTGTGCCCTTGAAATGGCTGCATTAGAAATACATGGAAATGGTGAAAGTGGAACTCCTGTTActgatgaaaatattaaaaaaacgattGAATCATTAGATGATCCCCaacaaaaagattttataagaaaatgtCTTCAATCAGAGCCGCTTAGTAGACCAAGTGCCcgagaattattatttcatccaATATTATTTGAAGTTCCTTCGCTTAAATTACTTGCTGCACATGCTTTAGTGACATCAGCAA CCAATATATCTGAAACAATAACAGACCAAGTTTTGCAAAGATTATATGGACCGGATACAGTAGTCGCTGAAATAAGATATCAAAATCAATTATCACCTTCCACCGCCATATCAtcaacatcatcatcatcttcatcctcgtcttcatcatcatcgtcatcacAACCGCCACTACAGCAAATTCGATTGAGTGACATATCTGTCACCGagaaattggaaaaatttgtCGAAGATGTCAA ATATGGAATTTACCCTTTGACCGCATACATGGCTAAACTACCTCCACCTTCGGCAGTTCGACCTCGAGCAATATCACCTGAAGTTACTGAATCAGTTAAATCTGTTACACCTGAACCTCTTACTCCAGAAGCCCGTAGGATAGTTCATATGATGTGTAATGTTAAACCTAGTGGCGGTGGTTGtgataatttagaattaaat atgacAATATTGTTAAGAATGGATGACAAAATGAATCGTCAATTAACATGTCCTGTTACTGAAACAGATACACCACTTATACTTGCACAAGATCTTGTTGATAATGCATTCATAAATGAg AGTGATCGTGACGCACTGGCCCGTTTAATGGAGGAAACAATTCGAAGTTTTTATAACAAGCAAAAAATGCGACCAACAATGGTATCTTTAACAAATTTGCCGGCATCATTGCTACTTCCTGAACCAGAATTACCCCGTATACAAGATTTGGAAACTTTAAATCATAATCCATCATCAACATCACCCCCATCATCAGTAACCTCAACTACATCAGTATTGAAAAATGacgttaaaaatattatacacaATGATTCAACATCAGTGGGCGCAATACCAGGAACAACAGAAGCAATATCATCCACGTCGTCTTCATCGTCcgcttcatcatcatcatcaatgaTACCTTCTACCAGCTGTAGCAATGCTGAAGCTCCACCTTCTACAACAACAAATAATGATTCAATagtaattactaataataattcaggAGACATTGAATCAGCTGTGGTGGCTGATAGTATTATTGGCAGCTCCAGTTAA
- the LOC130668931 gene encoding nuclear receptor-binding protein homolog isoform X1 yields the protein MPGSRSSTAADPEHKSPRESGEDSEDESEILEESPCGRWLKRREEVYVGSKSAVAGAEGANFSGQGMSRGFERKVSELEVGQRDVPGIDCAYLAMDTEEGVEVVWNEVQFSERKDFKAQEEKIQLVFENLIQLEHPSIVKFHRYWTDTHNDKPRVIFITEYMSSGSLKQFLKRTKRNVKKLPLQAWKRWCTQILSALSYLHSCSPPIVHGNLTCDTIFIQHNGLVKIGSVAPDAIHHDGRTCRTNVKNMHFVAPEYGNLLTPAIDIYAFGVCALEMAALEIHGNGESGTPVTDENIKKTIESLDDPQQKDFIRKCLQSEPLSRPSARELLFHPILFEVPSLKLLAAHALVTSATNISETITDQVLQRLYGPDTVVAEIRYQNQLSPSTAISSTSSSSSSSSSSSSSSQPPLQQIRLSDISVTEKLEKFVEDVKYGIYPLTAYMAKLPPPSAVRPRAISPEVTESVKSVTPEPLTPEARRIVHMMCNVKPSGGGCDNLELNMTILLRMDDKMNRQLTCPVTETDTPLILAQDLVDNAFINESDRDALARLMEETIRSFYNKQKMRPTMVSLTNLPASLLLPEPELPRIQDLETLNHNPSSTSPPSSVTSTTSVLKNDVKNIIHNDSTSVGAIPGTTEAISSTSSSSSASSSSSMIPSTSCSNAEAPPSTTTNNDSIVITNNNSGDIESAVVADSIIGSSS from the exons ATGCCTGGGAGTCGCTCTAGTACCGCTGCTGATCCAGAACATAAATCACCACGTGAAAGTGGTGAAGATTCTGAAGATGAGAGTGAAATTTTGGAAGAAAGTCCCTGCGGGCGGTGGCTGAAACGGCGAGAAGAG GTTTACGTAGGTTCAAAGTCAGCTGTGGCCGGTGCTGAAGGTGCTAATTTTTCTGGACAAGGTATGTCAAGAGGATTCGAGAGAAAAGTATCAGAGTTGgag GTGGGACAACGTGATGTTCCAGGAATTGACTGCGCTTATTTGGCAATGGACACTGAGGAAGGTGTCGAAGTTGTATGGAATGAAGTGCAATTTTCAGAACGTAAAGATTTTAAAGCacaagaagaaaaaattcaactagtctttgaaaatttaatacaattaGAACATCCAAGTATTGTTAAATTTCATAGATATTGGACTGACACTCATAATGACAAACCACGA GTCATATTCATAACAGAATACATGTCATCTGGCTCACTCAAACAATTTCTCAAACGCACAAAAcgcaatgtaaaaaaattaccactACAAGCATGGAAACGATGGtgtacacaaattttatcagcattaag TTATCTACACTCTTGTTCACCACCAATTGTCCATGGTAACCTTACATGTGATACAATATTTATTCAGCACAATGGCCTAGTAAAAATTGGTTCAG ttgcACCAGATGCGATACATCATGATGGACGAACCTGTAGaacaaatgttaaaaatatgcactttgTTGCACCAGAATATGGAA ATTTGTTAACTCCGGCAATTGACATATATGCTTTTGGAGTTTGTGCCCTTGAAATGGCTGCATTAGAAATACATGGAAATGGTGAAAGTGGAACTCCTGTTActgatgaaaatattaaaaaaacgattGAATCATTAGATGATCCCCaacaaaaagattttataagaaaatgtCTTCAATCAGAGCCGCTTAGTAGACCAAGTGCCcgagaattattatttcatccaATATTATTTGAAGTTCCTTCGCTTAAATTACTTGCTGCACATGCTTTAGTGACATCAGCAA CCAATATATCTGAAACAATAACAGACCAAGTTTTGCAAAGATTATATGGACCGGATACAGTAGTCGCTGAAATAAGATATCAAAATCAATTATCACCTTCCACCGCCATATCAtcaacatcatcatcatcttcatcctcgtcttcatcatcatcgtcatcacAACCGCCACTACAGCAAATTCGATTGAGTGACATATCTGTCACCGagaaattggaaaaatttgtCGAAGATGTCAA ATATGGAATTTACCCTTTGACCGCATACATGGCTAAACTACCTCCACCTTCGGCAGTTCGACCTCGAGCAATATCACCTGAAGTTACTGAATCAGTTAAATCTGTTACACCTGAACCTCTTACTCCAGAAGCCCGTAGGATAGTTCATATGATGTGTAATGTTAAACCTAGTGGCGGTGGTTGtgataatttagaattaaat atgacAATATTGTTAAGAATGGATGACAAAATGAATCGTCAATTAACATGTCCTGTTACTGAAACAGATACACCACTTATACTTGCACAAGATCTTGTTGATAATGCATTCATAAATGAg AGTGATCGTGACGCACTGGCCCGTTTAATGGAGGAAACAATTCGAAGTTTTTATAACAAGCAAAAAATGCGACCAACAATGGTATCTTTAACAAATTTGCCGGCATCATTGCTACTTCCTGAACCAGAATTACCCCGTATACAAGATTTGGAAACTTTAAATCATAATCCATCATCAACATCACCCCCATCATCAGTAACCTCAACTACATCAGTATTGAAAAATGacgttaaaaatattatacacaATGATTCAACATCAGTGGGCGCAATACCAGGAACAACAGAAGCAATATCATCCACGTCGTCTTCATCGTCcgcttcatcatcatcatcaatgaTACCTTCTACCAGCTGTAGCAATGCTGAAGCTCCACCTTCTACAACAACAAATAATGATTCAATagtaattactaataataattcaggAGACATTGAATCAGCTGTGGTGGCTGATAGTATTATTGGCAGCTCCAGTTAA